In Vicinamibacteria bacterium, the following proteins share a genomic window:
- the bamA gene encoding outer membrane protein assembly factor BamA, translating into MMRARAGAVPGLLLAGYLLGGVPAGAQEEAEAPVVENIEVQGNQYLQRETLLFYVTTKPGDRYDERRLKDDFRRLWETGFLEDLTLEVRDGQKGKIILFNLNERKRIQIVDFRGSKELTNSNIEDELKKRDAQLRLDTFYDLAKARKVEAIIREMLQEKGRPFATVKHDAKVVGGSGYQVSFIIDDGPKAKIKEIVFEGNTVFSSAALKHQMNKIKEAGFWNLSWLGGKTTYTEDKWSGGSEDPRGDQGRLEDFYLNHGYVTARIGNPVIAYFDDKGSSPKKPRKWQRLTIPVTEGDQYRVGEIKFEGLTVLKEEFVRPLFKLETGEVYNESRLKKGYDKLRDIYGSLGYFQWTGGTKRKPDPEKKVVDVTLSMEEDKRYYVGQIHFTGNDTTRDKVIRREVFINEGDVFNTEALKLSIRRINQLGYFKPMEGAPQLAPSGKGDDKLDITFKVEEQNRNQFTFGGGVSGLEGFFINASFSTANFLGAGETLSLGAQTGARTKNYSISVTEPYLFDRPITAGIELFKRKLTYQSFVNVAGYTQENTGGSVTGGIPVGRWSRLFMSYSYQIINIAGFQPATGTSSLLSTGPVFDPTFFGGTGERQESTITPSLVYSTVDNPYTPHSGAKVTGTFQLTGGALGGTVSFYRPSLETIKYFRLTKRTALGVRGEAAFVIPFGATTILPLYQRYFLGGENQIRGYDIRTVGPVDSSGRALGGTKFILFNAEYYVDIVGPLRGVLFYDAGQTFLEGDPIRFSQLRTSTGVEMRFIMPVLNVPFRLIYAFNPNRDSFQPKSTFKFSVGTTF; encoded by the coding sequence ATGATGCGGGCTCGGGCGGGAGCGGTCCCCGGCCTGCTCCTGGCCGGCTACCTGCTGGGGGGCGTGCCAGCGGGGGCGCAGGAGGAGGCCGAGGCGCCGGTGGTGGAGAACATCGAGGTCCAGGGGAACCAGTACCTTCAGCGGGAGACCCTGCTCTTCTACGTAACCACCAAGCCGGGGGATCGTTACGACGAGCGGCGGCTGAAGGACGATTTCCGGCGCCTATGGGAGACGGGTTTCCTGGAGGACCTGACCCTGGAGGTGCGCGACGGGCAGAAGGGGAAGATCATTCTCTTCAATCTGAACGAGCGCAAGCGCATCCAGATCGTGGACTTCCGCGGCAGCAAGGAATTGACGAACTCCAACATCGAGGACGAGCTGAAAAAGAGGGACGCCCAGCTCCGCCTGGACACGTTCTACGACCTGGCCAAGGCCCGCAAGGTGGAGGCGATCATCCGCGAGATGCTTCAGGAGAAGGGGCGTCCCTTCGCGACCGTGAAGCACGACGCCAAGGTCGTGGGGGGATCCGGATACCAGGTCTCCTTCATCATCGACGACGGGCCCAAGGCCAAGATCAAGGAGATCGTGTTCGAGGGGAACACGGTCTTCTCCTCGGCCGCTCTCAAGCACCAGATGAATAAGATCAAGGAGGCCGGGTTCTGGAACTTGAGCTGGCTGGGCGGCAAGACCACCTACACCGAGGACAAGTGGTCGGGGGGTTCCGAGGACCCGCGGGGGGACCAGGGCCGGCTGGAGGACTTCTACCTGAACCACGGCTACGTTACCGCCCGCATCGGCAACCCCGTCATCGCCTACTTCGACGACAAGGGGTCCTCTCCCAAGAAGCCCCGGAAGTGGCAGCGCCTGACCATCCCCGTCACCGAGGGCGATCAGTACCGGGTGGGAGAGATCAAGTTCGAGGGGCTGACCGTGCTCAAGGAGGAGTTCGTGCGCCCCCTCTTCAAGCTGGAGACGGGCGAGGTCTACAACGAGTCCCGGCTCAAGAAGGGCTACGACAAGCTGCGCGACATCTACGGCAGCCTGGGCTACTTCCAGTGGACGGGCGGCACCAAGCGCAAGCCCGACCCCGAGAAGAAGGTGGTGGACGTCACCCTCAGCATGGAGGAAGACAAGCGGTACTATGTCGGCCAGATTCACTTCACCGGAAACGACACCACCCGCGACAAGGTGATCCGGCGCGAGGTGTTCATCAACGAAGGGGACGTGTTCAACACCGAGGCCCTCAAGCTCTCCATCCGTCGCATCAACCAGCTCGGCTACTTCAAGCCCATGGAAGGGGCCCCCCAGCTGGCGCCCAGCGGGAAAGGCGACGACAAGCTGGACATCACGTTCAAAGTGGAAGAGCAGAACCGGAACCAGTTCACGTTCGGGGGAGGGGTGAGCGGGCTGGAGGGCTTCTTCATCAACGCCTCCTTCTCCACCGCCAACTTCCTGGGCGCGGGGGAGACGCTCTCCCTGGGCGCGCAGACGGGGGCGCGCACCAAGAACTACTCCATCAGCGTCACCGAGCCTTACCTCTTCGACCGCCCCATCACCGCCGGCATCGAGCTCTTCAAGCGCAAGCTCACCTACCAGAGCTTCGTCAACGTGGCCGGGTACACCCAGGAGAACACCGGGGGCAGCGTGACGGGGGGCATTCCCGTCGGCCGCTGGTCTAGGCTGTTCATGAGCTATTCGTACCAGATCATCAACATCGCGGGTTTCCAGCCCGCGACCGGCACCAGCAGCCTGCTCTCCACCGGACCCGTCTTCGACCCCACCTTCTTCGGGGGAACGGGCGAGCGCCAGGAGAGCACCATCACCCCCAGCCTCGTCTATAGCACCGTGGACAACCCGTACACTCCCCACAGCGGCGCCAAGGTGACGGGGACCTTCCAGCTCACGGGAGGCGCTCTCGGGGGCACGGTGAGCTTCTACCGGCCCAGCCTCGAGACCATCAAGTACTTCCGACTGACCAAACGGACCGCCCTCGGCGTGCGGGGGGAGGCGGCCTTCGTGATTCCGTTCGGGGCCACCACCATCCTGCCTCTCTACCAGCGCTACTTCCTGGGGGGAGAGAACCAGATCCGCGGCTACGACATCCGCACCGTGGGACCGGTGGACTCGAGTGGCCGGGCCCTGGGGGGGACCAAGTTCATTCTGTTCAACGCCGAGTACTACGTGGACATCGTGGGCCCCCTCCGGGGGGTGCTCTTTTATGACGCCGGTCAGACCTTCTTGGAAGGGGACCCCATCCGCTTCAGCCAGCTGCGCACCTCGACGGGCGTGGAAATGCGCTTCATCATGCCCGTGCTCAACGTGCCCTTCCGCCTGATCTACGCCTTCAACCCGAACCGAGACTCGTTCCAGCCGAAGTCGACTTTCAAGTTTTCCGTCGGCACCACCTTCTAA
- a CDS encoding ABC transporter ATP-binding protein, which yields MVAEGVVKGYWTPAGYLPVLQGLDLVVPRGEMLAITGTSGVGKSTLLHVLGTLDRPEGGRIAFDGEEVLALPEVRLREFRNQALGFVFQFHHLLPEFSALENIMMPLLIGRVGAREARERAAGLLAELGLPERAHHRPGALSGGEQQRVAVARALARSPRALLADEPTGNLDRQTGDRLHEMLRRLNREKGITVVVVTHNERLAAACDRTLHLEGGALVPA from the coding sequence ATCGTCGCCGAGGGCGTGGTCAAGGGCTACTGGACGCCCGCGGGCTACCTGCCCGTGCTCCAGGGGCTGGACCTCGTGGTCCCCCGGGGGGAGATGCTCGCCATCACGGGTACCTCGGGGGTGGGCAAGTCCACCCTCCTGCACGTGCTCGGAACCCTAGACCGTCCGGAGGGAGGGAGGATCGCGTTTGATGGCGAGGAGGTGCTGGCCCTGCCCGAGGTTCGGCTGCGTGAGTTCCGGAACCAGGCCCTGGGGTTTGTCTTTCAGTTCCACCACCTGCTCCCCGAGTTTAGTGCCCTCGAGAACATCATGATGCCCCTCCTCATCGGGCGGGTGGGGGCGCGGGAGGCGCGGGAAAGGGCGGCCGGCCTCCTGGCCGAGCTGGGCCTCCCGGAGCGGGCCCACCATCGGCCGGGGGCGCTCTCCGGGGGAGAACAGCAGCGGGTGGCGGTGGCCCGGGCCCTCGCCCGCTCGCCCCGCGCCCTCCTGGCTGACGAGCCCACCGGCAACCTCGATCGGCAGACCGGGGACCGACTCCATGAGATGCTGCGGCGTCTTAACCGGGAGAAGGGAATCACGGTCGTGGTGGTCACACACAACGAGCGCTTGGCAGCAGCCTGCGACCGCACCCTACATCTGGAGGGAGGGGCGCTCGTTCCCGCCTGA
- a CDS encoding FtsX-like permease family protein, producing the protein MPFELRIALRYLTARRKQAFISVISAISILGVVVGVMALMISLGLMTGLQAEIRAKILGSTAHLSIFPKRSDAFENYAEVVEAVRQVPGVLGSAPALYGKGLLTSPAGSAVATLKGIVPASERTVTDLPGQIEEGSLAPLEGPGEGIGPILLGRDLAANLGVGVGDVVTATSPQGRLSPMGVLPRVAKLRVAGTVRSGLYEFDSAWAYLPLSVAQRLFDKPGRASLVEVRIANIFEVKAAGRAILAHLGEGYTKTDWIEMNRSLFSALWLEKTAIAITIGLIVMVAALNIVATLILMVMEKHKDIAILVSMGASRGAVMRIFMLQGTVIGAVGTATGALLGWGTCRILDRYRLIRIPEDVYQISYVPFHLLPGDAAIVVGGAILVCFLATLHPARGAARLDPAEALRNE; encoded by the coding sequence ATGCCCTTCGAGCTGCGCATCGCCCTGCGTTACCTGACCGCCCGACGGAAGCAGGCCTTCATCTCCGTCATCTCCGCGATCTCCATCCTGGGGGTGGTGGTGGGCGTGATGGCCCTCATGATCTCCCTCGGGCTCATGACCGGGCTGCAAGCCGAGATTCGGGCCAAGATCTTGGGTTCGACCGCCCACCTGAGCATCTTCCCGAAGCGTAGCGACGCCTTCGAGAACTACGCGGAAGTGGTGGAGGCGGTGCGGCAGGTGCCCGGGGTCCTGGGCTCGGCCCCCGCCCTTTACGGCAAGGGGCTCCTCACCAGCCCCGCCGGCTCCGCGGTGGCCACCCTGAAGGGGATCGTTCCCGCGTCGGAGCGCACGGTCACCGACCTGCCGGGGCAGATCGAGGAGGGTAGCCTGGCGCCCCTGGAGGGCCCCGGGGAGGGCATCGGCCCCATCCTGCTCGGCCGGGATCTGGCCGCCAACCTGGGGGTGGGGGTGGGGGACGTGGTCACGGCCACTTCGCCCCAGGGGCGGCTCTCCCCCATGGGCGTGCTGCCGCGGGTGGCCAAGCTGCGGGTGGCGGGCACGGTGCGCAGCGGCCTCTACGAGTTCGACTCCGCCTGGGCCTATCTGCCGCTATCCGTCGCCCAGCGGCTCTTCGACAAGCCCGGCCGGGCGAGCCTGGTCGAGGTGAGGATTGCGAACATCTTCGAGGTCAAGGCCGCGGGCCGGGCCATTCTGGCCCACCTGGGGGAGGGCTACACCAAGACCGATTGGATCGAGATGAACCGGAGCCTCTTCTCCGCCCTCTGGCTCGAGAAGACGGCCATCGCCATCACCATCGGTCTCATCGTGATGGTGGCCGCCCTCAACATCGTGGCCACCTTGATCCTCATGGTGATGGAAAAGCACAAGGACATCGCCATCCTCGTCTCCATGGGGGCCTCGCGGGGGGCGGTAATGCGGATCTTCATGCTCCAGGGGACGGTGATCGGGGCGGTGGGTACGGCCACGGGAGCTCTTCTGGGCTGGGGGACCTGCCGCATCCTGGATCGCTATCGCCTCATTCGCATCCCGGAGGACGTCTACCAGATCTCCTACGTGCCCTTTCATCTGCTGCCCGGGGACGCCGCCATTGTGGTGGGGGGCGCCATCCTCGTCTGCTTCCTGGCCACTCTCCATCCCGCCCGGGGGGCCGCCCGCCTCGACCCCGCGGAAGCCCTGCGGAACGAATAA
- a CDS encoding OmpH family outer membrane protein: MSKTVIAALALGAATPCLLAQEAAPPAPARAEAKAPRIAVIDMARVSSESLLGKGYAAQLEALKSEIDAEGTKKQSELQKMDAAVKALQDELDKQGSVLSPEAVEKKRQEIVKKTRDRQAFLEDGQAELQRMRERAQQQAQALNNEFQIKMKPHIESVAKEKGIDILLDGQVTLTVNRDYDISRDVIVKADDAEKAAKAAAGKPPAPKPAVPAPPKPSPSPAPKP; the protein is encoded by the coding sequence ATGAGCAAGACGGTCATTGCCGCCCTCGCCCTCGGTGCGGCCACCCCCTGCCTCCTAGCCCAGGAGGCTGCCCCCCCCGCCCCCGCGCGGGCAGAGGCGAAGGCTCCCCGCATTGCCGTGATCGACATGGCACGAGTCTCCAGCGAGAGCCTGCTCGGCAAGGGGTACGCAGCCCAACTGGAGGCCCTGAAGAGCGAGATCGACGCCGAGGGGACCAAGAAGCAGTCCGAGCTCCAGAAGATGGACGCCGCCGTCAAGGCCCTGCAAGACGAGCTGGACAAACAGGGATCCGTCCTGAGCCCGGAGGCGGTGGAGAAGAAGAGGCAGGAGATCGTCAAGAAGACCCGGGATCGGCAGGCCTTCCTGGAGGACGGCCAGGCCGAGCTTCAGCGAATGCGGGAACGTGCCCAGCAGCAGGCCCAGGCCCTGAACAACGAGTTCCAGATCAAGATGAAGCCCCACATCGAGTCGGTGGCCAAGGAAAAGGGGATCGACATCCTGCTCGACGGGCAGGTGACCCTAACCGTGAATCGCGACTACGACATCTCCCGGGACGTGATCGTGAAGGCGGACGATGCGGAGAAGGCGGCCAAGGCCGCCGCCGGCAAGCCCCCGGCCCCGAAGCCGGCCGTGCCCGCGCCGCCGAAGCCGTCTCCGAGCCCCGCCCCCAAGCCCTGA
- the lpxA gene encoding acyl-ACP--UDP-N-acetylglucosamine O-acyltransferase, with translation MATIDIGRLVRQIPSQYPFVLVDRILEHDAAGLVATKNVTGSEDFFAGHFPGAPVMPGVLLMESLAQAAGIWLLRASPDPGRVQIQVVGIDEAKFRRTVTPGDQLQLEVRLLHRRGPLCRFRGEVRAGEHRVAEARLLLQVTTLASPEIDETARVAPGAVLEPGVTVGPYCVVGPGVRLGRGTALDSHVVVGGDTTLGAGNHLYPFSSIGLAPQDLKYQGEASRLVIGDGNTFREFVTVHRGTAGGGMVTRIGSGNLFMTEVHVAHDCQVGSHTIFANAATLAGHVEVQDWVTIGAFSGVHQFCRVGTHAFVGGYTVVTKDVLPYSKTVGNRARIYGINIVGLTRRGFSREAMDAIRQAYRLLLQSQLNTSAALDRLTSEGPSTPEVRQIIEFIRSSARGVILKRRRRRGVAEEP, from the coding sequence ATGGCCACGATCGACATCGGCCGTCTCGTCCGGCAGATCCCGAGCCAGTACCCGTTCGTGCTCGTGGACCGCATCCTCGAGCACGACGCGGCGGGTCTGGTTGCGACCAAGAACGTGACCGGCTCCGAGGATTTTTTCGCGGGCCACTTTCCGGGCGCGCCCGTGATGCCCGGGGTCCTGCTCATGGAGAGCCTCGCCCAGGCCGCGGGCATCTGGCTCCTGAGGGCGTCCCCCGACCCCGGGCGGGTCCAGATCCAGGTGGTGGGGATCGACGAAGCGAAGTTCCGGCGGACGGTGACCCCCGGCGACCAGCTCCAGCTGGAGGTCCGGTTGCTGCACCGGCGCGGCCCGCTCTGCCGATTCCGGGGTGAGGTCCGGGCGGGGGAGCACCGGGTGGCGGAGGCGCGGCTGCTGCTTCAGGTGACGACCCTCGCCTCCCCCGAGATCGACGAGACGGCCCGGGTCGCGCCGGGGGCGGTCCTGGAGCCAGGAGTGACGGTGGGCCCGTACTGCGTGGTGGGGCCGGGAGTCCGGCTGGGGCGGGGCACGGCCCTGGACTCCCACGTGGTGGTGGGGGGCGATACCACCCTGGGCGCGGGCAACCACCTCTACCCCTTCTCCTCGATCGGTCTCGCCCCCCAGGACCTGAAATACCAGGGCGAGGCGTCCCGCCTGGTGATCGGGGACGGCAACACCTTCCGCGAGTTCGTGACCGTGCACCGGGGGACCGCGGGCGGGGGCATGGTGACCCGCATCGGCTCCGGCAATCTGTTCATGACCGAGGTCCACGTGGCCCACGACTGCCAGGTGGGCAGCCACACCATCTTCGCCAACGCCGCCACCCTCGCCGGTCACGTCGAGGTCCAGGACTGGGTCACCATCGGGGCCTTCTCCGGCGTCCACCAGTTCTGCCGCGTGGGGACCCACGCCTTCGTGGGCGGCTACACCGTGGTCACCAAGGACGTGCTGCCCTACTCCAAGACGGTGGGCAACCGGGCCCGCATCTACGGGATCAACATCGTGGGCCTGACCCGGCGCGGCTTCAGCCGGGAGGCCATGGACGCCATCCGCCAGGCCTACCGTCTGCTCCTTCAGAGCCAGCTCAACACCTCGGCCGCCCTGGATCGACTGACGAGCGAAGGCCCCTCCACACCCGAAGTCCGGCAAATCATAGAGTTCATCCGATCCTCCGCGCGGGGGGTGATCCTGAAGCGGCGGCGCCGCCGCGGTGTGGCCGAAGAGCCGTGA
- the nusB gene encoding transcription antitermination factor NusB, which translates to MGRRTKARECALQMLYQWDLTRDPMERVAELFWKVRTTTDETREAAERLARGAQAEQARIDEAIAGAALNWRFDRIAAVDRNILRLGVYELLCEPATPAAVILDEAVEMAKRFGEADSPAFVNGVLDAIRRRVRPPAETARVKETPGV; encoded by the coding sequence GTGGGTAGACGAACGAAAGCCCGGGAGTGCGCCCTGCAGATGCTGTATCAGTGGGACCTCACCCGCGACCCCATGGAGCGGGTGGCGGAGTTGTTTTGGAAGGTGCGCACCACCACCGACGAGACCCGGGAGGCGGCGGAACGGCTGGCCCGGGGGGCGCAAGCGGAACAGGCGCGGATCGACGAAGCCATCGCGGGCGCCGCCCTCAACTGGCGCTTCGACCGTATCGCGGCCGTGGACCGGAACATTCTGCGCCTGGGGGTCTACGAGCTCCTGTGCGAGCCGGCCACGCCCGCGGCCGTGATCCTGGACGAGGCGGTGGAGATGGCCAAGCGGTTCGGGGAGGCGGACTCCCCGGCCTTCGTGAACGGCGTGCTCGACGCCATCCGGCGCCGCGTGCGGCCGCCCGCGGAGACCGCGCGCGTCAAGGAGACACCCGGGGTATGA
- a CDS encoding ATP-dependent Clp protease ATP-binding subunit: MFERYTERARRVIFFARYEASQLGSSSIETEHLLLGLIREGKGLTSRIFSKSHLSMESIRKEIEGRALYRDKVSTSVDIPLSPESKRVLGYGSEEAERMLHNYIGTEHILLGLMREEKSVAAGILAEKGMRLSAVREDIVQLLNEKANVGKTKETPLLSEFSRDLTEAAARASLDPLVGRDDELSRIVQVLCRRTRNNPVLIGEPGVGKTALVEGLANKIVQGDVPVYLAEKRILALDISLIVAGTKYRGQFEERLKTIMRELTESHNIVIFIDELHTLVGAGSAEGSLDAANILKPALSRGEIQCIGATTPGEYRKYIEKDRSLERRFQAVKVASPTEEETVQILRGIKDRYEKFHHVSYREEALEAAVYQSSRYITDRFLPDKAIDLLDEAGSRVKLRDVAVPEETPEFSRKIRVVVDRSESLERGAFFRDEEGAQRENLHIVREHWDMGGPGGHEVTKADIDEVVSKWTGIPITAIKEEESEKLLRMEEELHRRIVSQESAISALARAIRRTRAGLKNPNRPVGSFMFLGPTGVGKTEVARSLGAFLFGSERSLVRFDMSEYMEKHSVSKLIGSPPGYVGHEEGGQLTERVKRNPYSVVLLDEIEKAHPDVFNVLLQVFEDGHLTDGLGNTIDFKNSIIIMTSNIGARFIEKKGRMGFSSGEAKDTEKGINEMVMGEVKRTFNPEFINRIDEIIIFDALTDQDLIRITRLLVEQLNANLKEKAIVISIRDEAVEWLLAKTLSDRSYGARPLRRAIQRHIEDALSEAFIRGQIRTGRPISIAVREGTLWYEQDERGGALSS; encoded by the coding sequence ATGTTCGAGCGCTATACCGAGCGAGCGCGGCGGGTGATCTTCTTCGCCCGCTACGAAGCCAGCCAGCTGGGCAGCAGCTCCATCGAGACGGAGCATCTCCTCCTGGGCCTGATCCGCGAGGGCAAGGGCCTCACCTCCCGCATCTTCAGCAAGAGCCATCTCTCCATGGAGAGCATCCGGAAGGAGATCGAGGGACGCGCCCTCTACCGGGACAAGGTGTCGACTTCGGTCGACATCCCCCTCTCCCCGGAGTCCAAGCGTGTCCTCGGCTACGGCTCCGAGGAGGCGGAGCGCATGCTCCACAACTACATCGGGACCGAGCACATCCTGCTCGGCCTCATGCGGGAAGAGAAGAGCGTGGCCGCGGGCATCCTGGCCGAGAAAGGGATGCGGCTGTCCGCCGTCCGCGAGGACATCGTTCAGCTCCTGAACGAGAAGGCCAACGTCGGCAAGACCAAGGAGACTCCCCTCCTGTCGGAGTTCTCGCGCGACCTCACGGAGGCGGCGGCCCGGGCCAGCCTCGACCCCCTGGTCGGGCGCGACGACGAGCTCAGCCGCATCGTGCAGGTGCTCTGCCGGCGCACCCGCAACAACCCCGTTCTCATCGGGGAGCCGGGGGTGGGCAAGACCGCCCTCGTGGAGGGCTTGGCCAACAAGATCGTCCAGGGCGACGTGCCCGTCTACCTGGCGGAGAAACGCATCCTGGCCCTGGACATCTCCCTCATCGTGGCGGGGACAAAGTACCGCGGGCAGTTCGAGGAGCGGCTGAAGACCATCATGCGGGAGCTGACGGAGAGCCACAACATCGTGATCTTCATCGACGAGCTCCACACCCTGGTGGGTGCGGGCTCCGCGGAGGGGAGCCTGGACGCGGCCAACATCCTGAAGCCCGCTCTCTCCCGGGGGGAGATCCAGTGCATCGGTGCCACCACCCCCGGCGAGTACCGCAAATACATCGAGAAGGACCGGTCCCTGGAGCGCCGCTTCCAAGCGGTGAAGGTGGCCTCGCCCACGGAGGAGGAGACGGTCCAGATCCTGCGCGGGATCAAGGATCGCTACGAGAAGTTCCACCACGTGAGCTACCGCGAAGAGGCCCTGGAGGCGGCGGTGTACCAGTCCAGCCGCTACATCACCGACCGCTTCCTCCCCGACAAGGCCATCGACCTTTTGGACGAGGCGGGGAGCCGGGTGAAGCTCCGGGACGTGGCCGTGCCCGAGGAGACCCCGGAGTTCTCGCGCAAGATCCGGGTGGTGGTGGACCGCAGCGAATCCTTGGAGCGCGGCGCCTTCTTCCGGGACGAGGAAGGGGCCCAGCGGGAGAACCTGCACATCGTGCGCGAGCACTGGGACATGGGGGGGCCGGGGGGGCACGAGGTCACCAAGGCCGACATCGACGAGGTGGTCTCCAAGTGGACGGGGATACCGATCACCGCCATCAAAGAGGAGGAGTCGGAGAAGCTCCTGCGCATGGAAGAGGAGCTGCACCGGCGGATCGTGTCCCAGGAGAGCGCGATCAGCGCCCTGGCCCGGGCCATCCGGCGCACGAGGGCCGGGCTCAAGAACCCCAACCGCCCGGTGGGCTCCTTCATGTTCCTGGGCCCCACCGGGGTGGGGAAAACGGAGGTGGCGCGCAGCTTGGGGGCCTTCCTCTTCGGGAGCGAGCGCAGCCTGGTGCGCTTCGACATGTCGGAGTACATGGAGAAGCACTCGGTCTCCAAGCTGATCGGCTCCCCTCCCGGCTATGTGGGCCACGAGGAGGGAGGACAGCTCACGGAACGGGTGAAGCGCAACCCGTATTCGGTGGTGCTCCTGGACGAGATCGAGAAGGCCCACCCCGACGTGTTCAACGTACTCCTCCAGGTCTTCGAGGACGGTCACCTGACGGACGGCCTGGGTAACACCATCGACTTCAAGAACTCGATCATCATCATGACCTCCAACATCGGCGCCCGTTTCATCGAGAAGAAGGGGCGAATGGGCTTCTCCTCCGGGGAGGCCAAGGACACGGAGAAGGGCATCAACGAGATGGTGATGGGCGAGGTGAAGCGCACCTTCAACCCCGAGTTCATCAACCGCATCGACGAGATCATCATCTTCGACGCCCTCACCGACCAGGATTTGATCCGCATCACCCGCCTGCTCGTGGAGCAGCTCAACGCCAACCTGAAGGAGAAGGCGATCGTGATCTCCATCCGGGACGAGGCGGTGGAGTGGCTCCTGGCCAAGACCCTATCCGACCGCTCCTACGGCGCGCGCCCGCTCCGGCGTGCCATCCAGCGTCACATCGAGGACGCTCTCTCCGAGGCCTTCATCCGGGGCCAGATCCGCACCGGGCGGCCCATCTCCATCGCGGTGCGGGAGGGAACGCTCTGGTACGAGCAGGACGAGCGCGGAGGGGCCCTATCCTCATGA
- the lysS gene encoding lysine--tRNA ligase, with protein sequence MSDERGEPEPPVPGWPGESAQRLEKLATLRALGVNPYPTRFERTHRLGEIVAAHGDKSLEQLQALGLTVRIAGRVLTKRGHGKASFATLSDGLSSLQIYVRLDEVGEAGYRLFDLLDLGDFVGASGTVMRTRKGELSVEARELTFLAKALLPPPEKWHGLSDTEIRYRQRYADLMANPEVRKVFLSRSAMVSEIRRFLDGRGYVEVETPMMQPVAGGALARPFVTHHNALDLDLYLRIAPELYLKRLVVGGLERVYEINRNFRNEGVSSMHNPEFTMLEFYTAYFDCRDVIETTESLIAAAARRVCGEEPVVYKGREVSLSLPFAKLRMADSIARVLRGEAGLGFRPEALGAPTELQAFLASPAFRAFGERHKVAVDAYPGLSHGKRILRLFEDFVEGSLWEPTFIVDYPVEVSPLSKARADDPQVADRFELFAAGMELANGFSELNDPLEQRARFLEQIRERERGDAEAHVMDEDYIRALGYGLPPTGGCGVGIDRLAMLLTDSPSIRDVILFPHMRPERGRGAETPAAKPEK encoded by the coding sequence ATGAGCGACGAAAGGGGAGAGCCGGAGCCGCCGGTGCCGGGCTGGCCCGGCGAGTCCGCCCAGCGTCTGGAGAAGCTGGCCACTCTGCGTGCGCTGGGCGTCAATCCCTATCCGACTCGCTTCGAACGCACCCACCGCCTGGGAGAGATCGTGGCCGCCCACGGCGATAAGAGCCTGGAACAGCTCCAGGCCCTCGGGCTCACGGTGCGCATCGCGGGTCGAGTGCTGACCAAGCGGGGCCACGGCAAGGCCTCCTTCGCCACCCTCTCCGACGGCCTTTCCTCGCTCCAGATCTATGTCCGCCTGGACGAGGTGGGGGAGGCCGGCTACCGGCTCTTCGACCTCCTGGATCTGGGGGACTTCGTGGGGGCTTCGGGCACGGTCATGCGCACCCGCAAAGGGGAGCTCTCCGTCGAGGCCCGCGAGCTCACTTTCCTGGCCAAGGCCCTCTTGCCGCCGCCCGAGAAGTGGCACGGCCTTTCCGACACCGAGATCCGCTACCGCCAGCGCTACGCGGACCTCATGGCCAACCCTGAGGTCCGCAAGGTGTTCCTGTCCCGGAGCGCCATGGTGTCCGAGATCCGTCGCTTCCTGGACGGGCGCGGCTACGTCGAGGTCGAGACCCCCATGATGCAGCCGGTGGCGGGGGGCGCCCTGGCCCGACCCTTCGTGACCCACCACAACGCCCTCGACCTCGACCTGTATCTGCGCATCGCCCCCGAGCTGTACCTGAAGCGCCTGGTGGTTGGAGGCCTGGAGCGGGTCTACGAGATCAACCGGAACTTCCGGAACGAGGGGGTGTCGTCCATGCACAACCCCGAGTTCACGATGCTGGAGTTCTACACCGCCTACTTCGACTGTCGGGACGTGATCGAGACCACGGAGTCCCTCATCGCCGCGGCCGCGCGGCGGGTGTGCGGGGAGGAGCCCGTCGTCTACAAAGGGCGCGAGGTCTCCCTCTCCTTGCCCTTCGCCAAGCTGCGCATGGCGGACAGCATCGCGCGTGTCCTCCGCGGGGAAGCCGGCTTGGGCTTCCGACCGGAAGCCCTCGGGGCCCCCACCGAGCTCCAGGCGTTCCTGGCCAGCCCCGCGTTCCGGGCCTTCGGGGAGAGGCACAAAGTCGCGGTCGACGCCTACCCGGGTCTTTCCCATGGCAAACGGATCCTTCGCCTCTTCGAGGATTTTGTGGAGGGGTCCCTCTGGGAGCCCACCTTCATCGTCGATTACCCAGTGGAGGTCTCGCCGCTCTCCAAGGCGCGGGCCGACGACCCGCAGGTGGCCGACCGCTTCGAGCTCTTCGCGGCGGGGATGGAGCTGGCGAACGGCTTCTCGGAGCTGAACGACCCCCTCGAACAGCGGGCCCGCTTCCTAGAACAGATCCGGGAGCGGGAGCGGGGCGACGCCGAGGCCCACGTCATGGACGAGGACTACATCCGCGCCCTCGGCTACGGCCTGCCCCCCACCGGCGGCTGCGGGGTGGGCATCGACCGCTTGGCCATGCTCCTCACCGATTCCCCCTCCATTCGCGACGTGATCCTCTTCCCCCACATGCGCCCGGAGCGGGGCCGGGGTGCGGAGACGCCCGCCGCGAAACCGGAGAAGTGA